One Halovivax ruber XH-70 genomic region harbors:
- a CDS encoding ZIP family metal transporter, which yields MVAIENLVLVFVAGLITALATGLGAIPFFFVEDFSDRWNVGLWGTASGIMVTVSVFGLADEGLAYASSGIPTMLILGLLAGVALVEIGDLVLNWVDIDDGTGSSHDHEHDADVPETEDIQTDGAGHGHDDHAVEAKAIAEGNPKTLLLILGILTIHSFPEGVAVGVSFAELGFDGGLSVLGFSIPLLAVFMTVAISIHNIPEGTAIAIPMRAMGLSKWRMVGAAVFSSLPQPIGAVIAYGFVSWARDFLPFGFGFAAGAMVYLVATEFIPEALETGEELPGNGYKELAAGFGIGTLAMLPLMVI from the coding sequence ATGGTAGCGATCGAGAACCTCGTCCTCGTCTTCGTCGCCGGCCTCATCACCGCGCTCGCGACAGGGCTCGGTGCGATTCCGTTCTTCTTCGTCGAGGATTTCAGCGATCGATGGAACGTCGGCCTGTGGGGAACCGCGTCGGGGATCATGGTCACGGTCTCCGTCTTCGGGCTCGCGGACGAGGGGCTCGCCTACGCCTCGAGTGGCATCCCGACGATGCTCATCCTCGGGCTGCTGGCCGGCGTCGCCCTCGTCGAAATCGGTGATCTGGTACTCAACTGGGTCGACATCGACGACGGCACCGGGAGCTCACACGATCACGAGCACGACGCCGACGTTCCGGAGACGGAAGACATCCAGACCGACGGTGCTGGCCACGGCCACGACGACCACGCCGTCGAAGCGAAGGCCATCGCCGAGGGCAACCCCAAGACGCTCTTGCTCATCCTCGGCATTCTCACGATCCACAGCTTCCCCGAGGGTGTCGCCGTCGGGGTCTCGTTCGCCGAACTCGGGTTCGACGGCGGGCTCTCCGTCCTCGGCTTCTCGATTCCCCTACTCGCCGTCTTCATGACCGTCGCGATCTCGATCCACAACATCCCGGAGGGAACCGCCATCGCGATCCCGATGCGCGCGATGGGCCTCTCGAAGTGGCGGATGGTCGGCGCCGCAGTCTTTTCCAGCCTCCCCCAACCCATCGGCGCGGTCATCGCCTACGGGTTCGTCTCCTGGGCTCGGGACTTCCTCCCCTTCGGCTTCGGCTTCGCCGCCGGCGCGATGGTCTACCTCGTCGCGACAGAGTTCATCCCCGAAGCGCTCGAAACCGGTGAGGAGCTGCCGGGCAACGGATACAAGGAACTCGCCGCCGGGTTCGGGATTGGCACGCTCGCGATGTTGCCGCTGATGGTGATCTGA
- a CDS encoding M24 family metallopeptidase, with the protein MTASQPTFDYEARTRACQEALADRAIECVVLSPGPNMTYLSGFVDEPMERHLLLFVPQSGEPIFLAPTMYDEQLQADSWVSRRRLWDDGDDPTDALAEIVADLDLAGGRVLVDDRMWALFTQDLRDAMPDATFGLASEVLTELRLTKSEAELEVMARAATVADDVSVEIRELGSSAVGMTEAELAREIETRLADHGGDGPSFETIVGAGPNGAKPHHRHGDRAIRAGDPVVLDFGTRVDGYPSDQTRTVVFGEDDSTATGDSTGPETVPDEFSRVFETVREAQETAVAAVEPGIPAEAVDRAARDVIEAAGYGEQFVHRTGHGVGLEVHEPPYIVAGNERTLEPGMVFSIEPGIYVQDSFGVRIEDLVVVTEDGCRRLNDSPHGYTVR; encoded by the coding sequence ATGACCGCGTCCCAGCCGACGTTCGACTACGAAGCACGAACGCGAGCGTGCCAGGAGGCGCTCGCAGACCGCGCCATCGAGTGTGTCGTCCTCTCTCCGGGGCCGAACATGACCTATCTCTCCGGGTTCGTCGACGAACCGATGGAACGCCATCTCCTACTGTTCGTCCCGCAGTCCGGCGAGCCGATCTTCCTCGCACCGACGATGTACGACGAACAGCTTCAGGCGGACTCGTGGGTTTCACGGCGTCGGCTCTGGGACGACGGTGACGATCCGACGGACGCGCTGGCCGAGATCGTCGCCGACCTCGATCTCGCTGGCGGGCGTGTCCTCGTCGACGATCGAATGTGGGCGCTCTTCACGCAGGACCTCCGCGACGCCATGCCTGACGCCACGTTCGGCCTCGCGAGCGAGGTTCTGACCGAGCTCCGTCTGACCAAGAGCGAGGCGGAACTCGAAGTGATGGCACGAGCGGCCACTGTCGCGGACGACGTGAGCGTCGAAATTCGCGAACTCGGCTCGTCGGCGGTGGGGATGACCGAGGCCGAACTGGCTCGGGAGATCGAGACGCGACTCGCCGATCACGGTGGCGACGGTCCCTCGTTCGAGACCATCGTCGGTGCCGGGCCGAACGGAGCGAAGCCCCACCACCGGCATGGCGATCGAGCGATCCGAGCCGGCGACCCGGTCGTCCTCGATTTCGGAACGCGCGTCGACGGCTATCCGAGCGACCAGACGCGAACGGTCGTCTTCGGTGAGGACGATTCGACGGCAACGGGGGACAGCACTGGGCCGGAGACGGTCCCCGACGAATTCAGCCGAGTCTTCGAGACCGTCCGCGAGGCCCAGGAAACGGCTGTCGCCGCTGTCGAACCCGGGATCCCAGCGGAAGCCGTCGACCGGGCCGCCAGAGACGTCATCGAGGCGGCCGGCTACGGCGAGCAGTTCGTCCACCGAACGGGTCACGGCGTCGGCCTCGAAGTTCACGAACCACCGTACATCGTCGCCGGGAACGAGCGCACGCTCGAACCGGGCATGGTCTTCAGCATCGAGCCGGGTATTTACGTACAGGATTCGTTCGGCGTTCGGATCGAGGATCTCGTCGTGGTCACCGAGGACGGCTGCCGGCGTCTGAACGACTCGCCGCACGGATACACGGTGCGCTAA